The Flavobacteriales bacterium genome contains the following window.
GGGGCGCCTTTGCTCTGCAAGAACATCGGGGCCGTGCGCACCTCCAGCCCTATTGCCATTGATGGGGTGCTGACGGAAACCGACTGGACGTTGACTACGCCCGGGATCGACTTCGTGCAGAACGAGCCCCGGCCTAACGAACCGGCTTCCCTTGCATCGTCCGTCAAGGTGCTTTATGATGATGCGGCGCTTTACGTCGGCGCTCAGCTGTCGGACCCCGAGCCGGACAGCATCATGATGCGCCTGAGCGCCCGCGATGCGATCGGCATCACGGATTGGTTCGGCATCACCCTCGACCCGTACAACAGCGGTCTCAATGGCTTCGAGTTCATCGTCACCTCAGCCGGTGTGCAATTCGATGCCATCGTGGCCAACGAAGAGGAGGACGAGAACTGGAACGCTGTATGGCAGAGCGGGGTCGCCCGCAACGCAGATGGGTGGGCGGTGGAGATGCGCATCCCCTATTCGGCGTTCCGCTTCCCCAAGGTGGTGGAGAACGCATGGTCGGTCCAATTCCTCAGGCTCGTAGGCCGGAACCGGGAGAAGAGCTTCTGGAACCCGATCGATCCGTTGAAAGAGGGCTGGTTGCGCCAATGCGGCACGGTGAGCGGGATCACTGGCATCAAGGCGCCGTTGCGCCTGATGCTCTACCCCTATGTCAGCGGCTATGTGCAACACTTCCCGGCCAACGACCCCACCCAGAGCGACTGGACAACCTCCTTCAACGGCGGGATGGACGTGAAGCTGGGCTTGAGCGATGCGTACACTTTGGACATGACGCTCATTCCTGACTTCGGGCAGGTGGTGAGCGATAATGTGGTCCTGAACCTCTCGCCCTTTGAGGTGCAGTTCAATGAGAACCGGCAGTTCTTCACCGAGGGTACGGAGCTGTTCCAGCGCGGCGGGCTCTTCTACAGCCGACGCATCGGCGGTGTGCCTCTGTTGCGCGGTGACCTGTACAATGGACTGGGCGAAGGCGAAACAGTTGTGGAGGATCCCGGTGTGAGCAAACTGCTCAATGCCACGAAGTTGAGTGGACGAGGAGCCAGTGGTTTGGGCCTGGGTCTGCTGAACGCCGTTACGCGTGAAACACATGGCAGCATACGCGACAGCTTGGGTGCGGAACGGCGCGTGCTCACCGATCCGCTCACCAACTACAACGTGCTGGTCGCCGACCAGCTTCTTCCGAACAACGGTTACGTGAGCCTCATCAACACGAACGTGATGCGCGATGGCGGCACATACGACGCCAACAGCAGCGCGCTTGACTTCCTGTTGAACAACAAAACCCGCACGATCCAAGGCGGTGGGATCGTCCGGGTGAGCCAGCAGTTCGGCACCGCGTTGGAGAGAACGCCCGGATACGCATGGACGGCCTTCCTGAAGAAGACGGGCGGCTCCACAACGTACGCTCTGGAGTACAACCAGATCAGCGACGATTTCAACCCCAACGACCTTGGCTTCTGGCAGCAGAACAACTTCAACGGCATAACGGGATCCGGGGAGTACATCAAGTACAAACCGAAGCGCCCATGGCAGCGCTGGGGCATCGGGTTCGAAACGGAATACCTGCGCGTGGTGCAACCCGACCACTTCTTCAATTTCGCGGTTGAACTGAACACGTTCTGGGTCCTGGAAGGCTTCAATGCGTTCGGCGGCCATGTGCGCGCCGAACCGGTGGTGACCTTCGACCCGTTCGAGGCGCGCGTTCCCGGCCGTTTGTATGCGTACCCGACGAACGTGGAAGGGCGCGTGTGGATCAGCAGCAACTACAACAAACCGTTCGCGTTCGACATGGACGGCTACTACCGGCACTTCAACGACCCGGGCGACGGCACCGGGGCTCGTGATCGAAAGATCATGAAGGCCAGCTTCGAACCCCGCATCCGGCCGAACGATCGCACGTTCGTCATCCTGAGCGCCTCGCATTCATTCCGCGATGAAGACCTGGGCTGGGTGGCTTTCGACGCTGATAGCATCATCCTGGGGAGGCGTGATCTCTGGACCACCGAGCTGGGCATTGAGGGACAGTACATCTTCAACAATCGGATGGCGCTCACCTTGCGAGCACGGCATTACTGGAGCCGAGCGCAGTACGTTGACTTCCACCGGCTGCTGGACGATGGCTATCTGGCGCCGACCGCGTACGACGGCATGGACGAGGGTGGCCAGCCCATGCACGATGTGGACTTCGACGCGTTCACCGTGGACCTCATTTTCCGATGGAACTTCGCGCCCGGCAGTGAGATGACCCTGGGATGGAAGGACAACATCTTCACGAGCGACAACGTGATCACCGTGAACTACTTCGACGATCTCCGGAACACCTGGGAAGCCCCGGGAGTGAACAGCTTCTCGTTGAAGGTGCTTTACTTCATCGACGCGGGGAAAC
Protein-coding sequences here:
- a CDS encoding carbohydrate binding family 9 domain-containing protein; this encodes MRVVVAGMLGLVFTVASAQDGAPLLCKNIGAVRTSSPIAIDGVLTETDWTLTTPGIDFVQNEPRPNEPASLASSVKVLYDDAALYVGAQLSDPEPDSIMMRLSARDAIGITDWFGITLDPYNSGLNGFEFIVTSAGVQFDAIVANEEEDENWNAVWQSGVARNADGWAVEMRIPYSAFRFPKVVENAWSVQFLRLVGRNREKSFWNPIDPLKEGWLRQCGTVSGITGIKAPLRLMLYPYVSGYVQHFPANDPTQSDWTTSFNGGMDVKLGLSDAYTLDMTLIPDFGQVVSDNVVLNLSPFEVQFNENRQFFTEGTELFQRGGLFYSRRIGGVPLLRGDLYNGLGEGETVVEDPGVSKLLNATKLSGRGASGLGLGLLNAVTRETHGSIRDSLGAERRVLTDPLTNYNVLVADQLLPNNGYVSLINTNVMRDGGTYDANSSALDFLLNNKTRTIQGGGIVRVSQQFGTALERTPGYAWTAFLKKTGGSTTYALEYNQISDDFNPNDLGFWQQNNFNGITGSGEYIKYKPKRPWQRWGIGFETEYLRVVQPDHFFNFAVELNTFWVLEGFNAFGGHVRAEPVVTFDPFEARVPGRLYAYPTNVEGRVWISSNYNKPFAFDMDGYYRHFNDPGDGTGARDRKIMKASFEPRIRPNDRTFVILSASHSFRDEDLGWVAFDADSIILGRRDLWTTELGIEGQYIFNNRMALTLRARHYWSRAQYVDFHRLLDDGYLAPTAYDGMDEGGQPMHDVDFDAFTVDLIFRWNFAPGSEMTLGWKDNIFTSDNVITVNYFDDLRNTWEAPGVNSFSLKVLYFIDAGKLFRAKR